In a single window of the Drosophila subpulchrella strain 33 F10 #4 breed RU33 chromosome X, RU_Dsub_v1.1 Primary Assembly, whole genome shotgun sequence genome:
- the LOC119556893 gene encoding uncharacterized protein LOC119556893 isoform X1 has protein sequence MIVNMPVNGTGSASSPTSNPSNNNNNNSNTTNQNNSNGNLTGDYSFLKRKYDDQEDLALGQDYEPIESNPWKKRHLDYDAGDLQFHLQLEQPPSNPNPTHAAPAQSQSSASFINDLFAYDSSLLVPAAAYSHCPPSSAPLEDNGGWTGGELLELDHRYNSGLQTELGQLNATLPPPPPTSSSSASSASQNSTQHSQNPGQNPNQNQNFLVPQKQRILSAGRRTSSGSASGGNEATEADFEDKNLSWLLNFKFDEFPHLSPHNQVHGQAVNLPEGSAPPHPPPPTSVAISTSPCSSASPTSASVLSAASATTSNHSLGSGLMDQRARSPKSCSSAAMPTSGGAGGCSGSPTAGVGTTKTGRKFEELVMEVTSELDGNDMIVAEHVVVEDTSCKAPKKPPFTYTELIEYALEDKGELTVSGIYQWISDRFPYYKSNDDRWKNSVRHNLSINPHFRKGVKAPQGAGHLWAISSGDSAENVLAWEHKKQRLDLFFKMESINRERIQQHQQQQQLQQQHQQQQQQQQHQQQHSPQQQQQHATQASSCLYDEAAVAAATLTQEMMQSSSGSGGGGGSEATHQHHQNHHNHQHHHQRLLPFNDLLSDDELRKTAGQILNGIHREVEVQSVNSIISTYHDVLLDNEDYLNPIHKDVVVTESVLRQQHGNLGGGSNNHLGGSGHMGSGSGNSQYYITEIDPMELGIQMSHHVEPSEEEVLFSDEFNLNYFGYNPGSDIVA, from the exons ATGATTGTCAACATGCCCGTCAATGGCACGGGCAGTGCATCCAGCCCCACATCGAATCccagcaataacaacaacaacaatagcaacaCCACCAATCAAAATAATAGCAATGGTAATCTAACCGGCGATTATAGCTTCCTGAAGCGCAAGTACGACGATCAGGAGGATCTGGCATTGGGTCAGGATTACGAGCCCATCGAATCGAATCCGTGGAAGAAGCGCCACCTGGACTACGATGCCGGCGATCTGCAGTTCCATCTGCAGCTGGAACAGCCACCCAGCAATCCGAATCCCACGCACGCTGCACCCGCCCAATCCCAATCCTCGGCCTCCTTCATCAACGATCTCTTCGCCTACGATAGCAGTCTACTGGTGCCCGCCGCCGCCTACTCCCATTGCCCCCCATCGAGTGCTCCGCTCGAGGACAATGGGGGCTGGACGGGTGGCGAGCTCTTGGAGCTGGATCATCGCTATAACTCCGGTCTGCAAACGGAGTTGGGTCAATTGAATGCCActctgccgccgccgccacccacatcatcgtcatcagcATCATCAGCATCACAGAATTCGACGCAGCACAGCCAGAATCCTGGCCAGAATCCAAATCAAAATCAGAATTTTCTGGTGCCACAGAAGCAGCGGATATTGTCGGCGGGTCGACGCACCTCATCCGGTTCGGCAAGTGGTGGCAATGAAGCCACCGAGGCGGATTTCGAGGATAAGAACCTGTCCTGGCTGCTGAACTTCAAGTTCGACGAGTTCCCGCACCTGTCGCCGCACAATCAGGTCCACGGACAGGCGGTCAATCTGCCGGAGGGCAGTGCTCCTCCCCATCCGCCTCCCCCGACGTCGGTGGCGATCAGCACCTCACCCTGCAGTTCCGCCTCGCCCACATCCGCCTCCGTCCTATCCGCCGCATCTGCCACGACCTCGAATCATTCCCTGGGCTCGGGGCTGATGGATCAACGGGCCAGATCGCCCAAGAGCTGCTCCAGTGCGGCGATGCCAACGAGTGGTGGGGCAGGAGGCTGTTCTGGTTCACCCACAGCCGGAGTGGGCACCACCAAGACGGGACGGAAGTTCGAGGAGCTGGTCATGGAGGTCACCTCGGAGCTGGACGGCAACGACATGATCGTCGCCGAGCACGTCGTCGTCGAGGACACATCTTGCAAGGC GCCAAAGAAACCACCGTTCACCTACACGGAGCTCATCGAATACGCCCTCGAGGACAAGGGTGAGCTGACTGTGTCGGGCATATACCAATGGATATC CGATCGCTTTCCCTACTACAAATCCAATGATGACCGCTGGAAGAACTCGGTTCGACACAATCTCTCGATTAACCCACATTTTCGCAAGGGCGTAAAGGCGCCCCAAGGAGCCGGTCACCTGTGGGCCATTTCCAGCGGAGATTCGGCGGAGAATGTCCTGGCCTGGGAGCAT AAGAAGCAGCGTCTGGACTTGTTCTTTAAAATGGAGTCGATCAACCGAGAGCGCAtacagcagcaccagcagcagcagcagttgcagcagcaacaccagcagcagcagcaacagcaacagcatcagcagcaacactcgccgcaacagcagcagcaacatgccACACAGGCCAGCAGTTGCCTGTACGATGAAGCGGCGGTGGCAGCGGCCACTCTCACCCAGGAAATGATGCAGTCGTCCAGTGGCTCAGGCGGCGGTGGTGGCAGCGAGGCCACCCATCAGCACCACCAGAACCACCACAACCACCAGCATCACCACCAAAGACTGTTGCCCTTCAACGATCTGCTGAGCGACGATGAGCTGCGAAAGACGGCGGGTCAAATACTAAATGGAATCCATCGCGAGGTGGAGGTGCAGTCGGTCAACTCCATCATTAGCACTTACCACGATGTCCTGCTGGACAATG AAGACTATCTGAATCCCATTCACAAGGATGTGGTGGTCACGGAAAGTGTCCTGCGGCAGCAACACGGCAACTTGGGCGGCGGCAGCAACAACCATTTGGGCGGCAGCGGCCACAtgggcagcggcagcggcaacTCGCAGTACTACATCACCGAAATCGATCCCATGGAGCTGGGCATCCAGATGTCGCACCATGTGGAACCCTCCGAGGAGGAGGTGCTCTTCAGCGACGAGTTCAACCTCAACTACTTTGGCTACAATCCCGGCAGCGATATAGTCGCTTGA
- the LOC119556893 gene encoding uncharacterized protein LOC119556893 isoform X2, which yields MIVNMPVNGTGSASSPTSNPSNNNNNNSNTTNQNNSNGNLTGDYSFLKRKYDDQEDLALGQDYEPIESNPWKKRHLDYDAGDLQFHLQLEQPPSNPNPTHAAPAQSQSSASFINDLFAYDSSLLVPAAAYSHCPPSSAPLEDNGGWTGGELLELDHRYNSGLQTELGQLNATLPPPPPTSSSSASSASQNSTQHSQNPGQNPNQNQNFLVPQKQRILSAGRRTSSGSASGGNEATEADFEDKNLSWLLNFKFDEFPHLSPHNQVHGQAVNLPEGSAPPHPPPPTSVAISTSPCSSASPTSASVLSAASATTSNHSLGSGLMDQRARSPKSCSSAAMPTSGGAGGCSGSPTAGVGTTKTGRKFEELVMEVTSELDGNDMIVAEHVVVEDTSCKAPKKPPFTYTELIEYALEDKGELTVSGIYQWISDRFPYYKSNDDRWKNSVRHNLSINPHFRKGVKAPQGAGHLWAISSGDSAENVLAWEHKKQRLDLFFKMESINRERIQQHQQQQQLQQQHQQQQQQQQHQQQHSPQQQQQHATQASSCLYDEAAVAAATLTQEMMQSSSGSGGGGGSEATHQHHQNHHNHQHHHQRLLPFNDLLSDDELRKTAGQILNGIHREVEVQSVNSIISTYHDVLLDNDYLNPIHKDVVVTESVLRQQHGNLGGGSNNHLGGSGHMGSGSGNSQYYITEIDPMELGIQMSHHVEPSEEEVLFSDEFNLNYFGYNPGSDIVA from the exons ATGATTGTCAACATGCCCGTCAATGGCACGGGCAGTGCATCCAGCCCCACATCGAATCccagcaataacaacaacaacaatagcaacaCCACCAATCAAAATAATAGCAATGGTAATCTAACCGGCGATTATAGCTTCCTGAAGCGCAAGTACGACGATCAGGAGGATCTGGCATTGGGTCAGGATTACGAGCCCATCGAATCGAATCCGTGGAAGAAGCGCCACCTGGACTACGATGCCGGCGATCTGCAGTTCCATCTGCAGCTGGAACAGCCACCCAGCAATCCGAATCCCACGCACGCTGCACCCGCCCAATCCCAATCCTCGGCCTCCTTCATCAACGATCTCTTCGCCTACGATAGCAGTCTACTGGTGCCCGCCGCCGCCTACTCCCATTGCCCCCCATCGAGTGCTCCGCTCGAGGACAATGGGGGCTGGACGGGTGGCGAGCTCTTGGAGCTGGATCATCGCTATAACTCCGGTCTGCAAACGGAGTTGGGTCAATTGAATGCCActctgccgccgccgccacccacatcatcgtcatcagcATCATCAGCATCACAGAATTCGACGCAGCACAGCCAGAATCCTGGCCAGAATCCAAATCAAAATCAGAATTTTCTGGTGCCACAGAAGCAGCGGATATTGTCGGCGGGTCGACGCACCTCATCCGGTTCGGCAAGTGGTGGCAATGAAGCCACCGAGGCGGATTTCGAGGATAAGAACCTGTCCTGGCTGCTGAACTTCAAGTTCGACGAGTTCCCGCACCTGTCGCCGCACAATCAGGTCCACGGACAGGCGGTCAATCTGCCGGAGGGCAGTGCTCCTCCCCATCCGCCTCCCCCGACGTCGGTGGCGATCAGCACCTCACCCTGCAGTTCCGCCTCGCCCACATCCGCCTCCGTCCTATCCGCCGCATCTGCCACGACCTCGAATCATTCCCTGGGCTCGGGGCTGATGGATCAACGGGCCAGATCGCCCAAGAGCTGCTCCAGTGCGGCGATGCCAACGAGTGGTGGGGCAGGAGGCTGTTCTGGTTCACCCACAGCCGGAGTGGGCACCACCAAGACGGGACGGAAGTTCGAGGAGCTGGTCATGGAGGTCACCTCGGAGCTGGACGGCAACGACATGATCGTCGCCGAGCACGTCGTCGTCGAGGACACATCTTGCAAGGC GCCAAAGAAACCACCGTTCACCTACACGGAGCTCATCGAATACGCCCTCGAGGACAAGGGTGAGCTGACTGTGTCGGGCATATACCAATGGATATC CGATCGCTTTCCCTACTACAAATCCAATGATGACCGCTGGAAGAACTCGGTTCGACACAATCTCTCGATTAACCCACATTTTCGCAAGGGCGTAAAGGCGCCCCAAGGAGCCGGTCACCTGTGGGCCATTTCCAGCGGAGATTCGGCGGAGAATGTCCTGGCCTGGGAGCAT AAGAAGCAGCGTCTGGACTTGTTCTTTAAAATGGAGTCGATCAACCGAGAGCGCAtacagcagcaccagcagcagcagcagttgcagcagcaacaccagcagcagcagcaacagcaacagcatcagcagcaacactcgccgcaacagcagcagcaacatgccACACAGGCCAGCAGTTGCCTGTACGATGAAGCGGCGGTGGCAGCGGCCACTCTCACCCAGGAAATGATGCAGTCGTCCAGTGGCTCAGGCGGCGGTGGTGGCAGCGAGGCCACCCATCAGCACCACCAGAACCACCACAACCACCAGCATCACCACCAAAGACTGTTGCCCTTCAACGATCTGCTGAGCGACGATGAGCTGCGAAAGACGGCGGGTCAAATACTAAATGGAATCCATCGCGAGGTGGAGGTGCAGTCGGTCAACTCCATCATTAGCACTTACCACGATGTCCTGCTGGACAATG ACTATCTGAATCCCATTCACAAGGATGTGGTGGTCACGGAAAGTGTCCTGCGGCAGCAACACGGCAACTTGGGCGGCGGCAGCAACAACCATTTGGGCGGCAGCGGCCACAtgggcagcggcagcggcaacTCGCAGTACTACATCACCGAAATCGATCCCATGGAGCTGGGCATCCAGATGTCGCACCATGTGGAACCCTCCGAGGAGGAGGTGCTCTTCAGCGACGAGTTCAACCTCAACTACTTTGGCTACAATCCCGGCAGCGATATAGTCGCTTGA